CGCGGCATCCAAGCCTGGTGGGTCACGCGCCTGCTCATGACCCGGCGGCCGCTCCAGGAGAAAATGACCCTCTTCTGGCACGACCACTTCGCCACCAGCGCCAGCAAGGTCAACGCCCCGCTGATGATGTATCAGCAAAACGAACTGCTGCGGCGGAACGCGACGGGCAGCTTCAAGACGCTGCTCTTGGAAGCCAGCAAAGACCCCGCGATGCTGTTTTGGCTGGACAACCAGTTCAACGTGCGCGGAAAGGCCAACGAGAACTTCGCCCGGGAGATCATGGAGCTTTTCACCTTGGGCATCGGCAACTACACCGAAAAGGACATCCAGGAGTCGGCGAGGGCCTTTACGGGCTGGACGATCCTGCGGCGCAGGCCCACCGAAGCCAACGAGCAGGACCCCTACAGGCAGGCGGACTTCCTTTATCGTCCGATGCTGCACGACAACGGCGAGAAGAGGTTCCTTGGAAAGAGCGGCGACTTCTCGGGCGAGGACATCATCGATATCCTCTGCGATCAAGCGCGAACCGCCTACTACATCACAGAGAAGATCTGGGAGTGGTTCGCCTATCCGAAGCCCGAGCTGAGCCTGATAAACCGGCTCGCCGGCAACTTTCGGAAGACGGGCCTCGACGTCAAGAAGCTTTTGCGCGACATCATGGAGTCGGAGGAGTTCTATTCTGAGAAGGCGTTCCGCGCCGTCTATAAGAACCCCGTGGACTTTTGCGTGGCGACGGTACGCCAACTGGGCCTCGGCGAGACAGCCGCCGCAAACGTGAGCCCGCCCCCCAAAGAGGGCGAGACCCCGAACCCCCGGGGGCAGGCGTTCCGCCTGATGGCCCAGGCCACGAGCCTCGGGATGAACGGCATGGGAATGGACCTGCTGTTCCCGCCAGACGTCGCCGGTTGGGATGGCGGAGCGGCATGGATCACGTCGGCGACGATGGTCGAGCGCATTCAGTGGGCCGACACCCTCTTCGACACCGCTCCGCCGGCACAGCCCCGAGTGAAGGGCGTGCGCGCGCCGGTCCGGCTCCGTTACCCTGCGATGACCCTCTTTGGGAATGACCCCACGCCTGAGGGCGTTGCCAAGAAGCTGGTATCGGTTTTTGACGTCCAGCTCTCCCAGAAGAAGATGGGCGAGCTTGCGGAGGCGGCAAGGAGCGTTTGTGGCGCGAGGGTAACTCAGCAAAACGCCAACGCCACGGCGGTCAAGGTCTGCCGGTTGATCTTCGGCTCTCCGGAGTTCCAGATGGCCTAACTGCAACAAGAAGGTGGGGCGTCGCAACTTGCGACGCCCCACCTTTATTGAAGCGAAGGCCCTATCGCCTCGGGCGGAAGCGGGTGTTCAAGCCGTCTTCCTCTTCGCGGTCCTTCTTCGGAAACGCGCTGGGGACTTCCGGCGCCTGAACGGCGGCCCGGTCCTCGACGTCTCGCTCGCGGGGCTCTCGCGGCTCGCGCTGCTCGCGGGGTTCGTCTCCGGGGCGCGGCTCGCGGTCTCGATCCCTGTCGCGATAGCCACCTCGGTCGCCGCCGCGGTCACGATCTCGGTAGCCGCCACGATCGCCGCCGCGATCGCGATCTCGATAGCCGCCTCGGTCTCCGCCACGGCCGCCATCGCGACCGCCGCGTCCACCTCGGTCGCCGCCGCGTCCGCCGCCGCCCATTCCAGGGGGAGGAGGCGTCGCGCCCTCGTTGTCCTCAAGTCCGGGCAGGGTCTGGGCGATGCCAAGCGCCGTGAAGTTCACTCGGCCCATGCTGTCGATCTCGTGGACCCGAACGCTCAACTCGTCGCCGATGTTGACGGCATCCTCGGGGCGTCGGATTGGCTTTGTGGTCAGGTGCTCAAGCGGCACCATGCCTTCTCGGCCAGGCACAAACTCAACCATCGCGCCACGGCCCATGAGCCTGGAGACCTTGCCTCGGAACTCCATGCCCACCGAAACCTCGTTGGTGAGCGATTTGATCTGGTTGATTAAGCCCGTTTCTGCGACTTCGTCGGCCACCGCGATGAGCACGCGGCCGTCCTGCTGCACGTCGATCTGCGCGCTGTACTCGTTGGTCAGCTTGCGAATCGTCGCGCCTCCTGGTCCGATCAGCGCGCCGATCTTCTCGGGGTTGATGTTGATTGTGATGACGCGTGGGGCGCTTGGCGCCATTTCGGATCGAGGCGCCGGGATTTCAGCCTCGATCACGTCGAGGATCTTCATCCGCGCCCGCTGAGCCTGCGAAAGGGCGTCGGCAAGCACCTTGTCCGGGATGCCCGTCAGCTTGGTGTCGAGCTGCAGTGCGGTGATGCCGTCGCGGGTTCCCGCGACCTTGAAGTCCATGTCACCGCAGAAGTCCTCCATGCCCTGGATGTCCGTGAGCACCTTGAACTTCTTGCCGTCCGACATGAGGCCCATCGCGATGCCGGCCACGGGGGCCTTGATGGCGATGCCCGCGTCCATGAGCGCGAGCGTCGAGCCGCACACCGAAGCCATCGAGGTGGAACCGTTCGATTCGAGCACTTCGCTCACGAGCAAGAGGGTGTACGGGAACTCGGGATCGTCGACCGGCACCACAGGGCGCAATGCGCGCTCGGCGAGGGCGCCATGCCCGACCTCCCGACGGCCCACGCCGCGCA
This genomic interval from Armatimonadota bacterium contains the following:
- a CDS encoding DUF1800 domain-containing protein, whose product is MAERTEREKVAHLLRRFGLGASEAEVDYYGNGGLKRAIDRLLDYESVDEHFPATLEHFQQPDKKIFNVRGIQAWWVTRLLMTRRPLQEKMTLFWHDHFATSASKVNAPLMMYQQNELLRRNATGSFKTLLLEASKDPAMLFWLDNQFNVRGKANENFAREIMELFTLGIGNYTEKDIQESARAFTGWTILRRRPTEANEQDPYRQADFLYRPMLHDNGEKRFLGKSGDFSGEDIIDILCDQARTAYYITEKIWEWFAYPKPELSLINRLAGNFRKTGLDVKKLLRDIMESEEFYSEKAFRAVYKNPVDFCVATVRQLGLGETAAANVSPPPKEGETPNPRGQAFRLMAQATSLGMNGMGMDLLFPPDVAGWDGGAAWITSATMVERIQWADTLFDTAPPAQPRVKGVRAPVRLRYPAMTLFGNDPTPEGVAKKLVSVFDVQLSQKKMGELAEAARSVCGARVTQQNANATAVKVCRLIFGSPEFQMA
- a CDS encoding polyribonucleotide nucleotidyltransferase, whose protein sequence is MIHSHEFEVGGKTLSIETGRVAKQAGGSVLLGMGESVVLASATMSAKPREGIDFLPLTCDYEERKYAAGRIPGGFQKRGGRPSDKAILVSRLIDRPIRPQFPKGLRNDVQVIAMPLAFDEGHPTDVLALCAAGAALTISDIPFNAPIAGVRVGRIDGKFILFPSLAEIKESDLDLVVAGHKDAISMVEAGASELTEKEMAAALKFGQDAIRTICLEFEKFAKTAAKPKREVTLYAVAEELTTRIDKECRDEIEKALINPDKSSRESALDEVVSEIAKRYAEVYAEQPEMLKQLHEAADYVVKKTVRRLIIDKDMRPDGRGPEDIRNLEAVAGLLPRVHGSGLFTRGQTQVLTVLTLGLPGDAQTMDTLDENEDKRYMHFYNFPPYSVGEVRPLRGVGRREVGHGALAERALRPVVPVDDPEFPYTLLLVSEVLESNGSTSMASVCGSTLALMDAGIAIKAPVAGIAMGLMSDGKKFKVLTDIQGMEDFCGDMDFKVAGTRDGITALQLDTKLTGIPDKVLADALSQAQRARMKILDVIEAEIPAPRSEMAPSAPRVITININPEKIGALIGPGGATIRKLTNEYSAQIDVQQDGRVLIAVADEVAETGLINQIKSLTNEVSVGMEFRGKVSRLMGRGAMVEFVPGREGMVPLEHLTTKPIRRPEDAVNIGDELSVRVHEIDSMGRVNFTALGIAQTLPGLEDNEGATPPPPGMGGGGRGGDRGGRGGRDGGRGGDRGGYRDRDRGGDRGGYRDRDRGGDRGGYRDRDRDREPRPGDEPREQREPREPRERDVEDRAAVQAPEVPSAFPKKDREEEDGLNTRFRPRR